gcatcgcgctcctcgagggggagttcgcgcgcgtctcccaggcgaacccgcgcgaccCACCCCGCGGGGACACCCCCCCACGCAAAATatcccgcccgccccccACGGTCAGCTGACCCGACTCCCACCCTCCAAAATCCAAAAAAAACAGCCCTTGGCTCCCATCGACTGGGAGAACCTCAAGAAGCGCTCCGGCATGcccgagctcatcgaggagtGGAGGAAGGGCCTGGCCAACGTCAAGTACCCCGCGTACGACGGCAACGAGGTGGCggagaccgccgcggtgtttAAAGACCTCATCGCGCAGGCTGAGAagctctccgcggcggcgaaggcgcgagAGGCTGAGAttgacgccgagctcgcgagcctcgcggagGACAAGGCGAAGCTCTCCACCGTCACCATGGACGAGGTGTTCGAGAAGGACCcggcgctcaaggaggaggTTGAACAGCGGATCAGGGAGGGCAAGTGGTTCTGATCGCACCTGTAACACGTCTGCATTGTAACTCACATTTGACTCGACACATCCAAAAAAGACGCGTCTCACAGCCAAACCGTTTCGCGTCCGGGGGGAAGAACGGTTTCATATTTCGTGGTGCGcccctcgagcgcgctcaCACGGGTGCGGGATCCGGGAGGCGCGATGGCGTTCGCCCCGCCGTTCGTGAGCACCCCCGGTGatcccgggcgcgacgccgtgcaggGCCG
This DNA window, taken from Micromonas commoda chromosome 2, complete sequence, encodes the following:
- a CDS encoding hypothetical protein (expressed; putative uncharacterized protein), yielding MADNAVSADDASAAWAKVKASVASDEGLRNIAQLQKAMNEVRDEVGRDAKPLAPIDWENLKKRSGMPELIEEWRKGLANVKYPAYDGNEVAETAAVFKDLIAQAEKLSAAAKAREAEIDAELASLAEDKAKLSTVTMDEVFEKDPALKEEVEQRIREGKWF